A single Silvibacterium dinghuense DNA region contains:
- a CDS encoding ATP-binding protein: MARGTSSLWNKLQRLSIRARLTLWYLAVIFLGAVLFGIVSYGILRHALIVEKQSHLLGRETRLLHMLETNRAQGVRDSLENQLTAYALVTHEGNLFELRSADNSLLFPQSEQQAAWAAPYEHPCLKRSFFPRSVDGTAALIMCHQAMIAGQPMTLYVGSSLEEEFDVLAAYQRALLLLMPVIFLLALLCGYFLSRRAMEPIDRMTRAAVGIGIGNLSARLPVPPATDEVQQLAVAWNQLLARLEAAVKRLSQFSADASHDLRTSITVMLATAQLSLNRNRSDVEYREDLDRIATECRTATTLLDALLSMARSDNFVHEMSLERLDLCELIVSGCRRVEDVAEANHILLDWSLPDEQVYIEGDSLLLQRLLGILLDNAIKFTPEYGEVRVELGAEKHHALLHVRDTGIGMSLDTRRQIFDRYYQADLRERRTKAGLGLGLSIARWIADAHRAELTVESMPQKGSVFTIRMPRALREETEHVTATVP; the protein is encoded by the coding sequence ATGGCACGGGGTACATCTTCGTTGTGGAATAAGCTGCAGAGACTCTCCATCCGCGCCAGGCTCACACTCTGGTATCTGGCTGTCATCTTCCTCGGAGCCGTTCTCTTCGGCATCGTCTCCTACGGCATCCTGCGCCACGCCCTTATCGTCGAAAAGCAGTCGCACCTGCTCGGACGCGAGACCCGGCTGCTCCACATGCTCGAGACCAACCGGGCGCAGGGCGTGCGCGATTCACTCGAGAATCAGCTCACCGCATACGCGCTGGTCACGCATGAAGGGAATCTCTTCGAGCTGCGTAGCGCGGACAATTCCCTGCTCTTTCCCCAATCCGAGCAGCAGGCTGCGTGGGCCGCGCCCTACGAGCATCCCTGCCTCAAGCGCTCTTTCTTTCCCAGATCCGTCGACGGAACTGCCGCGCTCATCATGTGTCATCAGGCCATGATCGCCGGCCAGCCCATGACGCTCTACGTCGGCAGCTCGCTCGAAGAAGAGTTCGATGTTCTCGCTGCCTATCAGCGAGCGCTTCTGCTGCTCATGCCCGTGATCTTCCTGCTCGCGCTTCTCTGCGGATATTTCCTCAGCCGGCGAGCCATGGAGCCCATCGACCGCATGACGCGCGCCGCAGTCGGCATCGGCATCGGCAATCTCTCTGCACGCCTGCCGGTTCCGCCTGCAACGGATGAAGTCCAGCAGCTTGCCGTGGCATGGAATCAGCTTCTTGCGCGTCTCGAAGCAGCGGTCAAGCGCCTCAGCCAGTTCTCCGCTGATGCATCGCACGACCTTCGCACCTCGATCACGGTGATGCTTGCCACCGCGCAGCTCTCTTTGAACCGCAATCGCTCCGATGTGGAATATCGCGAAGATCTCGACCGCATTGCCACCGAGTGCCGCACCGCAACCACGCTGCTCGATGCCCTGCTGTCGATGGCTCGCAGCGACAACTTCGTCCATGAAATGTCTCTTGAGCGTCTCGATCTCTGCGAACTCATCGTCAGCGGCTGCCGCCGCGTCGAGGACGTCGCAGAAGCCAATCACATCCTGCTCGACTGGAGCCTGCCAGACGAACAGGTGTATATCGAGGGCGACAGCCTGCTCCTGCAGCGGCTGCTCGGCATCCTGCTCGACAATGCCATCAAGTTCACGCCGGAATATGGCGAGGTGCGCGTCGAATTAGGCGCTGAAAAGCACCACGCGTTGCTCCATGTGCGCGACACCGGCATCGGCATGTCGCTCGACACGCGCCGTCAGATCTTCGATCGCTACTATCAGGCCGATCTGCGCGAGCGTCGCACCAAGGCCGGCCTTGGCCTCGGTCTCTCCATCGCACGCTGGATCGCCGATGCCCATCGTGCCGAGCTCACGGTCGAAAGCATGCCGCAAAAGGGCTCGGTCTTCACCATCCGCATGCCGCGCGCGCTCCGCGAAGAAACCGAACACGTCACAGCAACGGTGCCATAA
- a CDS encoding sodium:solute symporter family protein: MHASPASLLALFDGPVTHQLARLNAVDIAVIAIYFAIVIFIGFYLKGSANTSEEFFMAGREMTAWIAGLSFVSANLGSLELMGWAGSAYQYGILATHWYWIGAIPAMLFLGIIMMPFYYISKTHSVPGYLHLRFGDGARALSAISFAFMTVLMSGINMYSMALVMKVVLGWNLNFSIWVSSITVALYVALGGLRSAIFNEVLQFLLIWLGALLVPILGLVEAGGWTNLKHQILHNVGNTQYVHMWSGLGHFNDNPMGVHWTGIVFGLGLVISFGYWTTDFLVVQRVLSAHNLRAARMAPIIGAGFKMAVPFIVILPGLLALSVLPFHLVGESQAVATGGHSYNEVLPLMLVRYCGPGLLGLGVTALIAGFMSGMAGNVSAFSTVWTYDIYGAFINKKATDRHYVSMGRWCTFIGVLISVGTAYLVQHAASIMDYVQSLFSFFIAPLFGTVILGMLWKRATKAGGFWGLLSGTATAVGLWAWVHNDPKALRYVALSPDAKAMAEDLYRALWSWLVCVIVTVVVSYMTKPRPVAELEGLVYGVSPLPQEHDEHWYQKPIFWAGVIAMLFIIANIIFW, encoded by the coding sequence ATGCACGCATCTCCCGCTTCGCTCCTGGCTCTGTTCGACGGACCAGTCACTCATCAGCTCGCGCGCCTCAACGCGGTCGACATTGCTGTCATCGCCATTTATTTCGCCATTGTCATCTTCATCGGCTTCTACCTGAAGGGCTCCGCGAATACCAGCGAAGAGTTCTTCATGGCCGGACGCGAGATGACCGCGTGGATTGCTGGCCTCAGCTTCGTCTCCGCCAACCTCGGCTCACTTGAGTTGATGGGCTGGGCCGGTTCCGCCTATCAGTACGGCATCCTCGCCACGCACTGGTACTGGATCGGCGCCATTCCGGCGATGCTCTTCCTCGGCATCATCATGATGCCCTTCTACTACATCTCGAAGACCCACTCGGTCCCCGGCTACCTGCATCTGCGCTTCGGCGATGGAGCACGCGCGCTCTCGGCCATCAGCTTCGCCTTCATGACCGTGCTCATGAGCGGCATCAACATGTATTCCATGGCGTTGGTGATGAAGGTCGTTCTCGGCTGGAATCTCAACTTCTCCATCTGGGTTTCGTCGATCACCGTCGCCCTCTACGTCGCGCTGGGCGGCCTGCGCTCGGCCATCTTCAACGAGGTTCTCCAGTTCCTCCTCATCTGGCTCGGTGCGCTCCTGGTCCCCATCCTCGGCCTCGTTGAGGCTGGCGGCTGGACCAATCTCAAGCACCAGATCCTGCACAACGTCGGCAACACACAGTACGTCCACATGTGGAGCGGTCTCGGCCACTTCAACGACAACCCAATGGGCGTGCACTGGACTGGCATCGTCTTCGGCCTTGGCCTGGTCATCAGCTTCGGCTACTGGACCACCGACTTCCTCGTTGTGCAGCGCGTCCTCTCCGCGCACAACCTGCGCGCCGCGCGTATGGCTCCGATCATCGGCGCAGGCTTCAAGATGGCCGTGCCCTTCATCGTCATCCTGCCCGGCCTGCTCGCACTCTCCGTGCTGCCCTTCCACCTCGTCGGTGAATCCCAGGCCGTCGCCACCGGAGGCCACAGCTACAACGAGGTTCTGCCTCTGATGCTCGTCCGCTACTGCGGACCCGGCCTGCTCGGCCTCGGCGTCACCGCTCTCATTGCCGGCTTCATGTCCGGCATGGCAGGCAACGTCAGCGCCTTCTCAACGGTTTGGACGTATGACATCTACGGCGCTTTCATCAACAAGAAGGCCACCGACCGCCACTATGTCTCCATGGGCCGCTGGTGCACCTTCATCGGCGTGCTCATCTCTGTCGGCACCGCGTATCTGGTGCAGCACGCAGCCTCCATCATGGACTACGTGCAGAGCCTGTTCAGCTTCTTCATTGCCCCGCTCTTCGGCACCGTCATCCTGGGCATGCTCTGGAAGCGCGCGACAAAGGCCGGCGGCTTCTGGGGTCTGCTCTCCGGAACAGCCACGGCTGTGGGTCTCTGGGCCTGGGTTCACAACGATCCCAAGGCGCTGCGCTATGTCGCCCTCTCGCCCGATGCCAAGGCCATGGCAGAAGACCTCTACCGCGCCCTCTGGTCGTGGCTGGTCTGCGTCATCGTCACCGTCGTCGTCAGCTACATGACCAAGCCCCGCCCGGTCGCCGAGCTCGAGGGCCTGGTCTACGGCGTATCCCCTCTGCCTCAGGAGCATGATGAGCACTGGTACCAGAAGCCAATCTTCTGGGCCGGCGTCATCGCCATGCTCTTCATCATCGCCAACATCATTTTCTGGTAA
- a CDS encoding L-fucose/L-arabinose isomerase family protein — translation MKKQLTFGVIVGSRGFFPHHLAKEGREEIIQVLDANGYKSIVLTPEQTQHGAVQTPEDARHCAELFKKHAEEIDGIIVTLPNFGEERAIVDAIRLSGLKVPVLVQATPDRTDIMKIANRRDSFCGKMSACNNLMQYGIPYSLTATHTVSPSSEAFKKDLAWFSAVCRVVGGFKNLRIGALGARPAAFNTVRYSEKQLERAGISVETLDLSEVLGRIDRLKDTDDVTQAKLAAIKAYVPTGSVPEAALLKMSKLGAVIDTWMKETYCTISAIQCWTSLEEYFGVVPCTVMSMMSENLFSSACEVDVVGVLSMYGLALASETPSALLDWNNNYGDNPNKAVCFHCSNLPKHFFTEVTMDYQAIIAGTVGIENTFGTCVGRVKAGAMSYLRFSTDDYTGKIRGYVGEGQFTNDPLETFGGAGVVEIPKMQKLLRYICEQGFEHHVAANFSTVASPVYEAATKYLGWDMHYHAQPEE, via the coding sequence ATGAAAAAGCAACTTACGTTCGGAGTCATCGTCGGCAGCCGCGGATTCTTCCCTCACCACCTCGCCAAGGAAGGCCGCGAAGAGATCATCCAGGTTCTTGACGCTAACGGTTACAAATCCATCGTTCTGACGCCTGAGCAGACCCAGCACGGCGCCGTCCAGACCCCTGAGGACGCACGCCATTGCGCCGAGCTCTTCAAGAAGCATGCCGAAGAGATCGATGGCATCATCGTCACCCTGCCCAACTTCGGCGAAGAGCGTGCCATCGTTGACGCCATCCGCCTCTCCGGCCTCAAGGTGCCGGTGCTGGTGCAGGCCACGCCCGACCGCACCGACATCATGAAGATCGCCAACCGCCGCGACAGCTTCTGCGGCAAAATGTCGGCCTGTAACAACCTCATGCAGTACGGCATTCCGTACTCGCTTACGGCGACGCACACCGTCTCGCCCAGTTCGGAAGCCTTCAAGAAGGACCTGGCATGGTTCTCCGCGGTCTGCCGCGTGGTCGGCGGCTTCAAGAACCTCCGCATCGGCGCTCTCGGCGCGCGTCCCGCGGCCTTCAACACCGTCCGCTACAGCGAAAAGCAGCTCGAGCGCGCCGGCATCTCGGTCGAAACCCTCGATCTGTCAGAAGTCCTTGGCCGCATCGACCGCCTGAAGGACACCGACGACGTCACGCAGGCCAAGCTCGCCGCCATCAAGGCCTATGTGCCCACCGGCTCGGTACCTGAAGCCGCACTGCTCAAGATGTCCAAGCTCGGCGCCGTCATCGACACCTGGATGAAGGAGACTTACTGCACCATCAGCGCCATACAGTGCTGGACCTCGCTCGAAGAGTACTTCGGCGTCGTGCCCTGCACCGTCATGAGCATGATGAGCGAGAACCTTTTCTCCTCGGCCTGCGAAGTCGACGTCGTCGGCGTGCTCAGCATGTACGGCCTCGCGCTCGCCTCCGAGACCCCGAGCGCCCTGCTCGACTGGAACAACAACTACGGCGATAACCCGAACAAGGCCGTCTGCTTCCACTGCTCCAACCTGCCCAAGCACTTCTTCACCGAAGTGACGATGGACTATCAGGCCATCATCGCCGGCACCGTGGGCATTGAGAACACCTTCGGCACCTGCGTCGGCCGCGTTAAGGCCGGTGCCATGTCCTACCTGCGCTTCTCGACCGACGACTACACCGGCAAGATCCGCGGCTACGTCGGCGAAGGCCAGTTCACCAATGATCCGCTCGAGACCTTCGGCGGCGCGGGCGTCGTTGAGATTCCCAAGATGCAGAAGCTGCTCCGCTACATCTGCGAGCAGGGCTTCGAGCATCATGTCGCGGCCAACTTCTCGACCGTCGCCAGCCCGGTCTACGAGGCCGCGACCAAATACCTCGGCTGGGATATGCACTACCACGCGCAGCCGGAAGAGTAG
- a CDS encoding response regulator transcription factor translates to MNVLLIEDDKRIAGLVERGLREEGHSVSTSYDGIEGAAMMLGGEYDAALLDVYLPGMDGFQVLETVRARHCRTPILMLTAVDAVPKVLKAFDLGADDYLVKPFLLKILLARIGAIARRAQPVQSPLLQAAGVTLDSQRRLAIRNGRQIPLTRKQTELLDVLMRRSGLVTSREELIEAAWDDANGVKENTLDVYIHSLRTKLEDRSETKPLIRTVHGTGYIFVVE, encoded by the coding sequence ATGAATGTTCTGTTGATCGAAGATGACAAACGCATTGCAGGCCTGGTCGAACGCGGCCTGCGCGAAGAGGGCCACAGCGTCTCTACCTCCTATGACGGCATCGAAGGCGCGGCTATGATGCTGGGCGGCGAGTATGACGCCGCTCTGCTCGACGTGTATCTGCCCGGCATGGATGGCTTCCAGGTCCTCGAAACCGTGCGTGCCCGCCACTGCCGCACGCCCATTCTCATGCTGACCGCCGTCGATGCCGTCCCCAAAGTGCTCAAAGCCTTCGATCTGGGCGCCGACGATTATCTCGTCAAGCCGTTTCTGCTCAAGATTCTCCTGGCGCGCATCGGCGCCATCGCCCGCCGGGCCCAGCCGGTGCAAAGCCCGCTGCTGCAGGCTGCCGGCGTCACGCTCGACAGTCAGCGGCGCCTCGCCATCCGCAACGGCCGGCAGATTCCGCTGACCCGCAAACAGACAGAGCTGCTGGATGTCCTCATGCGGCGCAGCGGCCTCGTCACCTCGCGCGAAGAGCTCATCGAAGCCGCATGGGACGACGCCAACGGCGTCAAGGAAAACACGCTCGACGTTTACATCCACAGCCTGCGCACTAAACTCGAGGACCGCTCCGAGACCAAACCGCTCATCCGCACAGTACATGGCACGGGGTACATCTTCGTTGTGGAATAA
- a CDS encoding L-ribulose-5-phosphate 4-epimerase translates to MMLEQLRRDVLEANLEIVRRGLVLYTFGNASGIDRASGLVAIKPSGVPYESMTPEDLVITDLDGNIVEGKLRPSSDLATHLHLYKEFPTIGGVVHTHSEYATAWAQAGREIPAFGTTHADYFYGPVPVTDELTPEEINGDYVLNTGINITNRFKGLDPNAIPGVLVRGHAPFAWGKDAADAAYHATVLEAVARMAWFTVALNPTCTGVSQALLDRHYQRKHGAKATYGQGK, encoded by the coding sequence ATCATGCTCGAACAGCTTCGCCGCGACGTTCTCGAGGCCAATCTCGAAATCGTTCGCCGTGGTCTCGTACTGTACACCTTCGGGAATGCCTCCGGTATTGACCGCGCTTCCGGCCTCGTCGCCATCAAGCCCTCCGGCGTCCCTTACGAATCCATGACCCCCGAGGACCTGGTCATTACCGACCTTGATGGCAATATCGTCGAAGGCAAGCTTCGTCCTTCCTCCGATCTTGCCACCCACCTCCATCTGTACAAGGAATTCCCCACCATCGGCGGCGTCGTCCACACCCACTCCGAGTACGCCACCGCCTGGGCTCAGGCCGGCCGCGAGATCCCGGCATTCGGCACCACCCACGCCGATTACTTCTACGGCCCCGTTCCGGTCACCGACGAACTCACGCCCGAGGAAATCAACGGCGATTATGTGCTGAATACCGGCATCAACATCACGAATCGCTTCAAGGGGCTCGATCCGAACGCAATCCCCGGCGTTCTGGTCCGCGGCCACGCCCCCTTTGCCTGGGGCAAGGATGCAGCCGACGCTGCCTACCACGCCACGGTTCTCGAAGCCGTTGCCCGCATGGCCTGGTTCACAGTCGCGCTCAACCCCACCTGCACCGGCGTTTCCCAGGCCCTGCTGGACCGCCACTACCAGCGCAAGCACGGCGCCAAGGCCACCTACGGACAGGGCAAGTAG
- a CDS encoding TonB-dependent receptor, giving the protein MLHTIGRRSFTWTGTAATLLTASSLLMAQTAAGGSITGSVMDSRGNAIQKAEVHIRNRATGVDQKLATDDQGRFYATGLADGSYDITIASTGFQTVTQSQVSLSGGKSLHLPVQLQVASSSENVEVRALAGDSLAAQEGLSQGSLDTEAPKSEIGSKFIREFTPPTSDYTEIIQIAPGTFSYNSNGIGLGQGTTYFRGFPDGDYDITWDGIPFDDTNTPTHHSWAFFPGLWIGSVDFDRSPGTASTIGPSTFGGSINLQSPEVSQEQNVQGQVSYGSFNTLLLDGKYATGMLGPKKNIGLNLDIHRMTSDGFETYNDQERDAGDIKVQWNASDKTTVTGYSGVVRLYANTPNNPPLRAQIENYGWNYLLQKNDPTSGFYQPYNTYRVPTDFEYVGIHSFLGRGWLIDAKPYTYSYNNAQYYANDNPNDTTGLATGKDSSTGFINETTCSTQKKKKSYYYLPCAVDKLNSYRKYGETATASQISKYGVFRTGLWYEWATTNRYQFPSNPLTHEDQTLPNFHENFWTNSYNPFIEYEWHPTKRLTLTGGDKEAYYTMNLKQYADDGKIVGDLNGAAYTTSSGGFGSNLPSAEGNYRILNNWSAYAQFGKGAQIPPSSTFDVAGGGQEVSTLPKPTETTTYQAGTVLKANRFTLDADVFRVKFQNNYVSNAVANPNDSAYDLNEYYLGPDSVTKGFEAETNVALGYGFHAYANGTVNKATYTGKGVPSGLNVADTPGYTQSLAVTYQDHGFDLGIIEKRVGAHYNDNGTYHNQVYDAPFNNVNLFLNYTIRKHSIFDESKIGFSINNLFNSEDILDVAASNSAVAVNGSSYIATTAISPLDQLSLTAARSYMVTFRMGLFPNRKN; this is encoded by the coding sequence TTGTTACACACCATTGGACGCAGATCCTTCACTTGGACCGGAACAGCGGCAACGCTGCTCACTGCCTCGTCCCTGCTGATGGCCCAGACCGCGGCAGGTGGCTCCATTACCGGCTCCGTGATGGATTCCCGCGGCAATGCCATTCAAAAGGCAGAAGTGCATATCCGGAACCGGGCCACAGGCGTCGACCAGAAGCTGGCCACCGACGATCAGGGCCGTTTCTACGCAACCGGACTGGCGGATGGCAGCTATGACATCACCATCGCCTCAACTGGCTTCCAGACCGTTACCCAGAGCCAGGTGTCGCTGAGCGGCGGCAAGTCCCTGCATCTGCCCGTACAGCTCCAGGTTGCATCTTCCTCGGAGAACGTCGAGGTCCGCGCCCTCGCCGGCGACTCGCTCGCCGCCCAGGAAGGGCTCTCTCAGGGTTCGCTCGATACCGAAGCACCCAAGTCTGAAATCGGCAGCAAGTTCATCCGCGAATTCACGCCGCCCACCTCCGACTACACCGAAATCATCCAGATCGCCCCCGGCACCTTCAGCTACAACTCCAACGGCATCGGACTCGGCCAGGGCACTACCTACTTCCGCGGCTTCCCGGACGGCGATTACGACATCACCTGGGACGGCATCCCCTTTGATGACACCAACACCCCCACGCATCACTCCTGGGCCTTCTTCCCCGGCCTCTGGATCGGCAGCGTCGACTTCGACCGCAGCCCCGGCACCGCCTCGACGATCGGCCCCAGCACCTTTGGCGGTTCGATCAACCTGCAATCCCCGGAAGTCTCCCAGGAACAGAACGTACAGGGGCAGGTCTCTTACGGCTCTTTCAACACGCTGCTCCTCGACGGCAAGTACGCCACTGGGATGCTCGGACCGAAGAAGAATATCGGCCTGAACCTCGACATCCACCGCATGACCTCCGACGGCTTTGAGACCTACAACGATCAGGAACGCGATGCCGGCGACATCAAGGTGCAGTGGAACGCCTCCGATAAGACGACTGTCACCGGCTACAGCGGCGTGGTCCGCCTCTACGCCAACACGCCGAATAACCCGCCGCTCCGCGCCCAGATCGAAAACTACGGCTGGAACTACCTGCTGCAGAAAAACGACCCGACCAGCGGCTTCTACCAGCCCTACAACACCTACCGCGTGCCCACCGACTTCGAGTACGTCGGCATTCACTCATTCCTGGGCCGCGGCTGGCTGATCGACGCCAAGCCGTACACCTACAGCTACAACAACGCCCAGTACTACGCGAACGACAACCCGAACGACACCACCGGTCTCGCCACGGGCAAGGACAGCTCCACGGGCTTCATCAACGAAACCACCTGCTCCACGCAAAAGAAGAAGAAGTCCTATTACTACCTGCCCTGCGCCGTCGACAAGCTGAACAGCTATCGCAAATACGGCGAGACCGCCACCGCCAGCCAGATCTCGAAGTACGGTGTCTTCCGCACTGGCCTCTGGTATGAGTGGGCTACAACCAACCGCTACCAGTTCCCGTCCAATCCCCTCACCCACGAAGATCAGACCCTCCCCAACTTCCACGAGAACTTCTGGACCAACTCCTACAACCCGTTCATCGAGTATGAATGGCACCCCACCAAGCGCCTGACCCTCACCGGCGGCGACAAGGAAGCCTATTACACGATGAACCTCAAGCAGTATGCGGATGACGGCAAGATCGTCGGCGATCTCAACGGTGCGGCCTACACCACCTCTTCAGGCGGCTTCGGCAGCAATCTGCCTTCGGCCGAAGGCAACTACCGCATCCTGAACAACTGGTCGGCCTACGCGCAGTTCGGCAAGGGCGCGCAGATTCCGCCCAGCTCTACCTTCGACGTCGCCGGCGGCGGACAGGAAGTCAGCACATTGCCCAAGCCGACCGAGACGACCACCTACCAGGCTGGAACCGTTCTCAAGGCCAACCGCTTCACGCTCGACGCCGATGTCTTCCGTGTGAAGTTCCAGAACAACTACGTCTCGAATGCCGTTGCCAACCCTAACGACTCTGCCTACGACCTCAACGAGTACTACCTCGGGCCTGACTCCGTCACCAAGGGCTTCGAGGCGGAGACGAACGTGGCCCTCGGCTATGGTTTCCATGCGTACGCCAACGGCACCGTGAACAAGGCCACGTACACCGGCAAGGGCGTGCCCTCCGGTCTGAATGTAGCCGATACTCCGGGCTACACCCAGTCGCTGGCTGTCACCTACCAGGACCACGGCTTCGACCTCGGCATCATCGAGAAGCGCGTCGGCGCTCACTACAACGACAACGGCACCTATCACAACCAGGTTTACGATGCACCTTTCAACAACGTGAACCTGTTCCTCAACTACACCATCCGCAAGCACTCGATCTTCGACGAGTCGAAGATCGGCTTCAGCATCAACAACCTCTTCAACAGCGAAGACATCCTCGATGTCGCCGCCAGCAACAGTGCGGTCGCCGTCAACGGATCCAGCTACATCGCCACCACTGCGATCTCGCCTCTCGATCAGCTCAGCCTGACTGCGGCACGCAGCTACATGGTCACCTTCCGCATGGGGCTCTTCCCCAACCGGAAGAATTAA
- a CDS encoding LacI family DNA-binding transcriptional regulator: protein MATRKRPRQGNQEKRLDIRDVAQHAKVSIATVSRTINGVPTVDKELARRVWAAIEELNYFPNTQARALVSGRTRLFGLLVSEITNPFFPELIQGFEEVAVENGYEILIGSTNYDPERMSLCVRRMIERSVEGVAVMTFGVEQPLLEELASRRVPMVFVDAGPPGELVRPLLVDYRKGIHEGVQHLAVLGHREFGYISGPLRHRSSQLRKAAFLEALETIGVTPRKDWIVEGDHTLEGGMQCMDAMLAAGSLPTALLCSNDMTAIGALRVLNKAGLRVPEDVSLIGFDDIHLAEFVNPPLTTVRMSRNDLARAAFNALRSIAEGQELSGQPRTWRVPTALTVRQSTGYPRGTDAVGKKKRVKK from the coding sequence TTGGCGACGAGAAAACGACCCCGGCAGGGAAACCAGGAAAAGCGTCTGGATATTCGCGATGTGGCGCAGCATGCAAAGGTGTCGATCGCCACAGTTTCACGCACAATTAACGGAGTTCCGACCGTTGATAAGGAACTGGCCCGACGTGTGTGGGCGGCGATCGAGGAGCTGAATTATTTTCCGAATACGCAGGCGCGGGCGCTCGTCTCCGGACGGACACGTCTTTTCGGTCTGCTGGTTTCGGAAATCACCAACCCATTCTTTCCCGAACTGATTCAGGGATTCGAAGAAGTCGCGGTCGAGAATGGCTACGAGATCCTGATCGGGTCGACGAACTACGATCCGGAACGGATGAGCCTGTGCGTGAGGCGCATGATCGAGCGCAGCGTGGAAGGCGTAGCGGTGATGACCTTCGGCGTGGAGCAGCCGCTCCTCGAAGAGCTGGCCTCGCGACGGGTGCCGATGGTCTTTGTCGATGCCGGACCGCCTGGTGAACTGGTGCGGCCGCTGCTGGTGGATTACCGCAAGGGAATTCACGAAGGCGTGCAGCACCTGGCGGTGCTGGGACACCGGGAGTTCGGCTACATCAGCGGGCCGCTGCGGCACCGCTCCTCCCAGTTGCGAAAGGCTGCATTCCTGGAGGCTTTGGAGACGATCGGCGTCACGCCGCGGAAGGACTGGATTGTCGAGGGCGATCACACGCTCGAGGGAGGAATGCAGTGCATGGACGCGATGCTGGCTGCTGGATCGCTGCCGACTGCGCTGCTGTGCTCGAATGACATGACGGCAATTGGCGCGTTGCGGGTGCTGAACAAGGCTGGGCTGCGAGTGCCGGAAGACGTGTCGCTGATCGGTTTTGACGATATTCACCTGGCCGAGTTCGTGAACCCGCCTCTGACCACGGTGCGGATGTCGCGCAACGATCTCGCGCGTGCTGCGTTTAACGCGTTGCGCTCGATTGCTGAAGGGCAGGAGTTGTCCGGGCAGCCGAGAACATGGAGGGTGCCGACGGCGCTGACGGTGCGTCAGTCGACGGGGTATCCGCGCGGGACTGACGCGGTGGGGAAGAAAAAGAGAGTGAAGAAATAG
- a CDS encoding flagellar basal body-associated protein FliL, with protein sequence MRLFSRSLLSAFIFCAAATAVAQNQLANTTVLIVRHAEKPPEGASLTPQGFARAEAYAQYFAPFHLDGESIAINALYAGHDSKNSMRPRLTLEPLSHALHLPLNTDFTTEDPEALAENLKQTAHGDHVLIAWRHGKIPALVTALGGDPSQLIPGSKWPDDVYDWVVVLRYDAGGKLAHEQLIHEPKLVKGQE encoded by the coding sequence ATGCGCCTGTTCTCGCGTTCGCTCCTGTCTGCCTTTATTTTTTGCGCTGCTGCTACCGCGGTAGCGCAGAACCAGCTTGCCAACACCACCGTGCTGATCGTCCGGCATGCGGAGAAGCCTCCGGAGGGCGCGAGCCTGACGCCGCAGGGCTTTGCGCGCGCGGAGGCTTATGCCCAGTACTTTGCGCCGTTTCATCTCGATGGCGAGAGCATCGCAATCAACGCGCTCTATGCGGGACACGACTCGAAGAACAGCATGCGTCCGCGGCTGACGCTCGAGCCGCTGAGCCATGCGTTGCATCTGCCGCTGAATACGGATTTCACCACCGAGGATCCCGAGGCGCTGGCTGAAAATCTGAAACAGACAGCGCATGGCGACCACGTGTTGATTGCATGGCGGCATGGAAAGATTCCTGCGCTGGTGACGGCGCTGGGCGGCGATCCTTCGCAACTGATTCCGGGCAGCAAGTGGCCGGATGATGTGTATGACTGGGTCGTGGTACTGCGCTACGATGCAGGCGGTAAGCTGGCCCATGAGCAGCTGATCCATGAGCCGAAGCTGGTCAAGGGGCAGGAGTAG